A region of Lemur catta isolate mLemCat1 chromosome 22, mLemCat1.pri, whole genome shotgun sequence DNA encodes the following proteins:
- the REEP4 gene encoding receptor expression-enhancing protein 4 isoform X1, protein MWHMQSAVRKKRIGPVRVGVEGGQATRVPVQDLVGEAMGLGTVLPGGGGIRQCRGTGSRESPGWARRTWELAGSVLISAPQVRWMMYWIVFALFMAAEVITDIFISWFPFYYEIKMAFVLWLLSPYTKGASLLYRKFVHPSLSRHEKEIDTYIVQAKERSYETMLSFGKRGLNIAASAAVQAATKSQGALAGRLRSFSMQDLRSIPDAPAPAYQDPLYLEDQVPHRRPPIGYRAGGLQDSDTEDECWSDTEAAPRPPARPREKPLSRSQSLRVVKRKPPVREGTSRSLKVRTRKKTVPSDMDS, encoded by the exons ATGTGGCACATGCAGAGTGCAGTGCGGAAGAAGAGAATAGGGCCTGTTCGAGTgggtgtggagggagggcaggccaCCAGGGTGCCTGTGCAGGATCTTGTGGGTGAAGCCATGGGGTTGGGCACTGTCCTGCCAGGTGGTGGGGGAATACGGCAATGCCGAGGGACAGGCTCTCGGGAGTCTCCAGGTTGGGCCCGCCGGACATGGGAGTTGGCAGGGTCCGTGCTGATCTCTGCCCCACAGGTCCGGTGGATGATGTACTGGATCGTCTTTGCACTCTTCATGGCAGCAGAGGTCATCACGGACATCTTTATCTCCTG GTTCCCTTTCTACTATGAGATCAAGATGGCGTTTGTGCTGTGGCTACTGTCGCCCTACACCAAGGGGGCCAGCTTGCTTTACCGCAAGTTTGTCCACCCATCCCTGTCCCGCCATGAGAAG GAGATCGACACATACATCGTGCAGGCCAAGGAGCGCAGCTACGAGACCATGCTCAGCTTTGGCAAGCGGGGCCTCAACATTGCCGCCTCGGCCGCCGTGCAGGCTGCCACCAAG AGTCAGGGTGCACTGGCCGGCAGGCTGCGGAGCTTCTCCATGCAGGACCTGCGTTCCATCCCCgatgcccctgcccctgcctacCAGGACCCCCTCTACCTGGAGGACCAGGTACCCCACCGGAGGCCACCCATTG GGTACCGGGCAGGGGGCCTCCAGGACAGTGACACAGAGGATGAGTGTTGGTCAGATACCGAGGCAGCCCCCCGGCCACCAGCCCGGCCCCGAGAGAAGCCACTGAGCCGCAGCCAGAGCCTGCGTGTGGTCAAGAGGAAGCCACCAGTGCGGGAG GGCACCTCGCGTTCCCTGAAGGTTCGGACAAGGAAAAAGACTGTGCCCTCCGACATGGACAGCTAG
- the REEP4 gene encoding receptor expression-enhancing protein 4 isoform X2: MVSWMICRLVVLVFGMLYPAYSSYKAVKTKNIREYVRWMMYWIVFALFMAAEVITDIFISWFPFYYEIKMAFVLWLLSPYTKGASLLYRKFVHPSLSRHEKEIDTYIVQAKERSYETMLSFGKRGLNIAASAAVQAATKSQGALAGRLRSFSMQDLRSIPDAPAPAYQDPLYLEDQVPHRRPPIGYRAGGLQDSDTEDECWSDTEAAPRPPARPREKPLSRSQSLRVVKRKPPVREGTSRSLKVRTRKKTVPSDMDS, from the exons ATGGTGTCCTGGATGATCTGTCGCCTGGTGGT GCTGGTGTTTGGGATGCTGTATCCAGCTTACTCCTCCTATAAAGCTGTGAAGACCAAGAACATTCGTGAATAT GTCCGGTGGATGATGTACTGGATCGTCTTTGCACTCTTCATGGCAGCAGAGGTCATCACGGACATCTTTATCTCCTG GTTCCCTTTCTACTATGAGATCAAGATGGCGTTTGTGCTGTGGCTACTGTCGCCCTACACCAAGGGGGCCAGCTTGCTTTACCGCAAGTTTGTCCACCCATCCCTGTCCCGCCATGAGAAG GAGATCGACACATACATCGTGCAGGCCAAGGAGCGCAGCTACGAGACCATGCTCAGCTTTGGCAAGCGGGGCCTCAACATTGCCGCCTCGGCCGCCGTGCAGGCTGCCACCAAG AGTCAGGGTGCACTGGCCGGCAGGCTGCGGAGCTTCTCCATGCAGGACCTGCGTTCCATCCCCgatgcccctgcccctgcctacCAGGACCCCCTCTACCTGGAGGACCAGGTACCCCACCGGAGGCCACCCATTG GGTACCGGGCAGGGGGCCTCCAGGACAGTGACACAGAGGATGAGTGTTGGTCAGATACCGAGGCAGCCCCCCGGCCACCAGCCCGGCCCCGAGAGAAGCCACTGAGCCGCAGCCAGAGCCTGCGTGTGGTCAAGAGGAAGCCACCAGTGCGGGAG GGCACCTCGCGTTCCCTGAAGGTTCGGACAAGGAAAAAGACTGTGCCCTCCGACATGGACAGCTAG
- the LGI3 gene encoding leucine-rich repeat LGI family member 3 produces MAGLRARRGPGLLALSAIGFCLMLQVGAKRPPKAPPCPPSCSCTRDTAFCVDSKAVPRNLPSEVISLTLVNAAFSEIQDGAFSHLPLLQFLLLNSNKFTLIGDNAFTGLSHLQYLFIENNDIWALSKYTFRGLKSLTHLSLANNNLQTLPRDIFRPLDILNDLDLRGNSLNCDCKVKWLVEWLAHTNTTVAPIYCASPPRFQEHKVQDLPLREFDCITTDFVLYQTLPFPAVSAEPFLYSSDLYLALAQPGVSACTVLKWDYVERQLRDYDRIPAPSAVHCKPMVVDSQLYVVVAQLFGGSYIYHWDPNTTRFTKLQDIDPQRVRKPNDLEAFRIDGDWYFAVADSSKAGATSLYRWNQNGFYSHQALHAWHRDTDLEFVDGEGKPRLIVSSSSQAPVIYQWSRTQKQFVAQGEVTQVPDAQAVKHFRAGRDSYLCLSRYIGDSKILRWEGTRFSEVQALPSRGSLALQPFLVGGRRYLALGSDFSFTQIYQWDEGRQKFVRFQELAVQAPRAFCYVPAGDAQLLLAPSFKGQTLVYRHVVVDLSA; encoded by the exons ATGGCGGGGCTGCGGGCCAGGCGGGGCCCCGGGCTGCTGGCGCTGTCTGCCATCGGCTTCTGCCTGATGCTGCAAGTCGGCGCCAAGAGGCCCCCCAAGGCGCCCCCCTGCCCGCCCAGCTGCTCCTGCACCAGGGATACCGCCTTCTGCGTGGACTCTAAGGCAGTGCCCAGGAACCTGCCTTCCGAGGTCATCTCCCT GACCCTGGTGAATGCCGCCTTCTCAGAGATCCAGGACGGAGCGTTCTCCCACCTGCCACTGCTACAGTTCCT GTTACTCAACTCCAACAAGTTTACGCTGATTGGAGACAACGCCTTCACAGGACTGTCGCACCTGCAGTACCT CTTCATTGAGAACAATGACATCTGGGCACTATCCAAGTACACCTTCCGAGGCCTCAAGTCCCTGACACACCT TTCGCTGGCCAACAATAACTTGCAGACGCTGCCCAGAGACATCTTTCGGCCCCTGGACATCCTAAATGACTT GGACCTGCGGGGCAACTCGCTCAACTGCGACTGCAAGGTGAAGTGGCTGGTGGAGTGGCTGGCACACACCAACACTACGGTGGCGCCCATCTACTGCGCCAGCCCGCCCCGCTTCCAGGAGCACAAGGTGCAGGACCTGCCGCTGCGGGAGTTTGACTGCATCACCACGG ACTTCGTGCTGTACCAGACCCTGCCCTTCCCCGCAGTGTCGGCCGAGCCCTTCCTTTACTCCAGCGACCTCTACCTGGCTCTGGCCCAGCCAGGGGTCAGTGCCTGCACCGTCCTCAAGTGGGACTATGTGGAACGGCAGCTGCGAGACTATGACAGAATCCCAG CCCCCTCGGCAGTGCACTGCAAGCCCATGGTGGTGGACAGCCAGCTGTATGTGGTCGTGGCCCAGCTGTTCGGTGGCTCTTACATTTACCACTGGGATCCCAACACCACGCGCTTCACCAAGCTGCAGGACATCGACCCGCAGCGCGTGCGCAAGCCCAACGACCTAGAGGCCTTCCGCATTGATGGCGACTGGTACTTTGCCGTGGCTGACAGCTCCAAGGCAGGCGCCACCAGCCTCTACCGCTGGAACCAGAATGGCTTCTactcccaccaggccctgcacGCCTGGCACCGTGACACTGACCTTGAGTTTGTGGACGGCGAGGGCAAACCACGGCTGATTGTGTCTAGCAGCTCCCAGGCGCCCGTCATCTACCAGTGGAGTCGCACCCAGAAGCAGTTTGTGGCCCAGGGGGAGGTGACCCAGGTGCCTGACGCCCAGGCTGTGAAACACTTCCGTGCCGGCCGAGACAGCTACCTGTGCCTCAGCCGCTACATCGGGGACTCCAAGATCCTGCGCTGGGAGGGCACCCGCTTCTCCGAGgtgcaggccctgccctcccggGGCTCGCTGGCCCTGCAGCCCTTCCTCGTGGGTGGCCGCCGCTACCTGGCGCTGGGCAGCGACTTCTCCTTCACCCAGATCTACCAGTGGGACGAGGGGAGACAGAAGTTTGTACGGTTCCAGGAGCTGGCCGTGCAGGCCCCTCGGGCCTTCTGCTACGTGCCTGCTGGGGACGCCCAGCTGCTCCTGGCCCCCAGCTTCAAGGGACAGACGCTGGTGTACCGACATGTGGTGGTGGATCTCAGTGCCTAG
- the SFTPC gene encoding pulmonary surfactant-associated protein C, whose protein sequence is MDVGSKEVLMESPPDYSAAPQGRFRIPCCPVNIKRLLIVVVVVVLVVVVIVGALLMGLHMSQKHTEMVLEMSIGAPEAKQRLALSEHAGTTATFSIGTTGLVVYDYQQLLIAYKPAPGTYCYIMKMAPESIPSLEALTRKFQSFQAKPAAPTSKLDKDEGQHANPGSPGGDLAFLGIAMRTLCGEVPLYYT, encoded by the exons ATGGATGTGGGCAGCAAAGAGGTCTTGATGGAGAGCCCGCCG GACTACTCTGCAGCCCCCCAGGGCCGGTTCCGTATCCCCTGCTGCCCTGTGAACATCAAACGCCTTCTCATAGTGGTCGTGGTGGTGGTCCTTGTCGTCGTGGTGATTGTAGGGGCCCTGCTCATGGGTCTCCACATGAGCCAGAAACACACCGAGATG GTCCTAGAGATGAGCATCGGGGCACCGGAAGCCAAGCAACGCCTGGCCCTGAGCGAGCATGCGGGTACCACTGCCACCTTCTCCATCGGCACCACTGGCCTTGTAGTGTACGACTACCAGCAG CTCCTGATAGCCTACAAGCCGGCCCCGGGAACCTACTGCTACATCATGAAGATGGCTCCGGAGAGCATCCCCAGTCTTGAGGCTCTCACTAGAAAATTCCAGAGCTTCCAG GCCAAGCCTGCAGCGCCCACCTCTAAGCTGGACAAAGACGAGGGGCAGCACGCAAACCCTGGGTCCCCTGGAGGAGACCTGGCCTTCCTGGGCATTGCCATGCGCACCCTGTGTGGCGAGGTGCCTCTCTACTACACCTAG